The genomic segment TAGCTGCTTACCAAGCCAGGGGATTTGTACCCCTGAAGCCTATGAATGAGGAGGGATTTGCATGGGCAATCTATGATTTCTTCGAGACAGCCGATGGTAAAAGAATATTCATAGCAATAACCACAGATGCCCAATGGCATAGATTCTGTGAACTCTTTAAACTACCCATATGCGAATCACCCGACTACTCGACAAATGAGGCAAGATATCAACGTAGAAGTGAGCTCATACCTATGGTAGCAGAAGCCATAAGAAGGCTTCGTAGTGATGAGTTAATTCATGTGCTAAGGCAAAACGGTATCAGTTACGCCGTACTGAATACACCATGGGATTTATTGAATGATCCTCATGCATCCAAAAAATTAATCAGCATCAATTATAGACAGAAACAGATTAAGGTACCAGTAACGCCATTAGAGAGTGATACAATACGATACAATGACGCGGATCCGCCTGAGCTTGGAGATAGCACGGAGATAATACTTAAAGAGCTTGGTTATAGTTAATGAAGATATAGATTAATGAAGATATAGATTAATGAAGATATAGATTAATGAAGATATAGATTAATAATTAAAGGTGTCATTTAAATAAGAAAAGTAGTAATGTTTTTATATTTCTTATTTAATTTGAAAGTAACGGGTTTCTATGTATCTAGTTACTTTAAGGATTCACAGCGGGTGCGGACTAGCTATGGCCGCGAAGGTTGTGCAATCCCGCATTATATCAATAAATGCTTATCCAATTAATGATAAAATGAACATAGTGCTCGCACTTTTTAAGGTGGACAAAAAAGAGGATGATGTTATGGCTATTAGGTCATTAAAGAGGGATTTCTTAAAACTATCTAACTTATCGCTGCATGAGAATAATAACAAAAAGTATTATGTTATTTCCGGTGTAAAAAGTGGTCATGGTGTGCTTTATCCACTGGTTAAGCATAATGCAATACCGTTATTGCCTTACATTGCATTGCCTAATGCTGAGTCCTTCATCTTCTTACATCACGATAAGAGTACCATAGACGACATCGTCGATGAAGTAAGTCATAAAAATAAACTGGAATATTTTGACTATAAAAGGATAAGTAATGGAAATGATATAATGAGGATAATCACTAAAAACTTCAATGAAATATACCTCTACGATCTTGATGATTATGAGCGTAAGGTGCTGAAAATAGCTATCAATATGGGTTATTTCGATTGGCCTAAGCGTGTAAAAATAGATGAAATAGCTAGAGAATTGGGTGTTTCGAAACCCATGATTTCCTATTACCTTAGGAAGGCCAGTAGAAATATTTTTGACAAAATGGGGCTGAGGCGTTTCTAATGAATACGGAGGCCCATGTTAAGGACGGCTTGCACTGGCTCTCATGCTTCAAGGCTCAGCAGGTGGCTGAGTTCTCACTAAGGTCAATACTAAGGGCGCTTGGGAGACCAGCCTTCGGGCACAACCTAGTGGCGTTCCTAAACGAGTTAGCGGGCATTTGCCCAGGGCTCACGACCGAGCTCAGGTTCTGTGTGGGTTACCTGGATAAGATGTACGTAAGTGGATTCAACTATGGCGATATTGAGAAGGCACCGCCGCATAGGTTGGTTAAGGAGTACGGTGTTACCCACGAGAAGCTTTGGAATAACCTTAGGGAGTTCCTTGAGTATATAGTGCCAATTGCGGAGCAGAGTAATGTTAAGATAGCAATGCACCCCGATGATCCACCAATACCCGAGTTTAGGGGTATACCGAGGATCATGAATTCCATTGAGTCCTTTGAGAAACTACTGATCCTAGTCAGGAGTGATTATAATGGTATAACTCTATGTCAAGGAAACTTCACATTAATGACTGACGACCTACCAAGCGTCATTAAGAGGTTTAGGGATAGGATATTCTTTGTGCATTTCAGGGATGTTAAAGGTGATAGGTATAATTTCGTGGAGACGTTGATAGGTGAGGGTAAGACGGACCTGGTGGGGGTCATGAGGGCGTACGTGGAGATTGGCTATAATGGTTACGTTAGGGTTGATCACACACCAACCCTTGAGAATGACGCAGAATTAGGTGCACCTGGTTATAACTACCTGGGTAGAATCTACACAATAGGTTATATTAAGGGCCTTTATGAAGCAGTTAAGAGGGAATTTAGTAAGGAGATATTAAATGCATAAGATAGCACCCTTAAATTACTTAAGGGTCATTTTGTTGAGTTAATGGTTAAGGAGCAATTAATTAACGAGCTAAGGAAGCTCGGCATGACGTATGAGTTTGGTGAGAGGAGGGATTTCATAGGATTCCCTGTAAACCCCTGGTAATTGTTTATCCTCGTAATGAGCAGGACGTCATTGCCTTGGTGAAACTCGCTAATGAGTATAAGGTGCCTGTAATACCGTGGGGTGCTGGGACAAGTCTCACTGGTGCGTTGTCATGTGATGGTTGCGTCTTAATTGATATGAAAATGATGAATAGTGTTCTCGAAGTTAATACTGTTGATTGGTATGTTAGAGTTCAACCAGGGATAATCCTTGATAGACTTAACGAGGAACTTGCAAGGTACGGCTTCTTCTTCCCAGTGGATCCAGCGAGCCATTACATGTGCACTGTGGGGGGTATGATTGCAACTGGTGCTGGTGGAATGAGGGCTCTGAGGTACGGAACCATGAAGGACTGGGTCCTGGCGCTCAAGGTTGTTTTACCCATGGGTGAAGTTGCTCAATTCGGTGAACCACTGAGGAAGGATAGGGCAGGCTATGATCTGGTTCATCTATTCATCGGCAGTGAGGGTACCCTTGGGATTATAACTGAGGCATGGCTTAGAATAATACCGATACCGAAGAAGTCATTCACCACGTTGCTAATAGGTATTGAAAATGAGGATGAACTTGGTAAGTTGGTGGTGAAGATTAGGGAGGGTGGCTTGTTACCTGAGTTGATGGAGTACATGGACTATTACTCAATAATGGCTGTTAATAAGGTATTCAATGGTAATTTACCTGAAGCACCTGGTGGATTATTGATTATTCGAATAGAGGGCGAGTACATGGACGACTTAATGAACATAGTGAAACATGTTGGATTGCAAAATGTTAAAACATTGGTAAGTGAAGAAGAGGCTAAGGAGGTTTTAATGCTTAGGTCAAGGGCTGGTGAGGCTATAAAGGCATTCTATGGGAACTTCTTCTCAGAGGATTTATCGCTACCTATCTCGAGGATTACTGATGCAATTAAGGAGGTGAGGAGGGTGGAGCGGATTATGGGGAAACCAATACCAATACTAGCACACATTGGTGATGGTAATATGCACCCGCACATACTTATTGAGCCAGGTAAGGAGGAAGAGGCAGATAGGGTATATGAGGAGCTTTGTAGAATAGCAATTAAGATTGGCGGTAGTATAACGGGGGAGCATGGTGTTGGGCTTCAAAAAGCCCGATTACTCTATGAGCAGTTTAAGTCACGTAATAACCTAAAGGCATTACTAATTATGAGGAGGATCAAGGAGTTAATGGATCCAAACGATATAATGAACCCCAATAAATACGTAGAATTATCCTTAAAATATACGAATTAATACTCATGACATGCTTGGATTATACCTGCCATTCATGGCCTTCCTCTCATCATTCATGAATACGAGTACCACGGAACCAACCACATTATTAAACCTAATGACACAGTACCTAAAGGCCTTATTACCACCAACCCTATAAACAACTACCAAAATCTTAACACCGTCCATAACCCATAATACCGAGGAACCCTAATATAAATCCAGATAAGCTAGGTAATTCTTAAAAATTAAATAAAATATCTACTTGTCAGTTATGGTTCATTTTGTTCTAAATAAGCAAGACGTTGAGGATTTAGTTGTTGGCGCCGCTATACTTGGTACCGGCGGTGGTGGCGATCCATATATTGGTAAATTAATGGTTCTTCAGGAATTAGAACGCGGTAGAAAAATCGAAGTTGTTAGTATCGACGAGATTGATGATGAGGCCTTCATAATACCCGTAGCCGCTATGGGAACGCCTGTAGTTCTAATGGAGAAGATACCCAGCGGCAAGGAGGCATTGTTCTCACTTAATTTATTAGAGAAGTACTTTAATAGAAAGGTGGACTTTATATCACCAATTGAGGCTGGTGGTGTTAATTCCACGATACCTCTTGTGGTGGCAGCAGAAAGGGGATTGCTTGTTATTGATGCTGATGGTATGGGTAGGGCATTTCCCGAACTTCAAATGGTCACTTTTCACATATACGGAATAAAAGCAACACCAATGGCTCTTTCTGATGAACGTGGTAATGCAATTATACTTGATGCTATTGATAACTTCTGGGCTGAAAGGATAGCTAGAACTGTAACCGTTAGATTTGGTGGCTCTGCTTGGATAGCTATCTATCCAACTTATGGGAAACCATATAAAGATGCTGCTGTGAAGGGCAGTATATCATTTGCGATTGAAATAGGTAGAACACTAAGGGATGCAAAGATCACTGGCAAGAATCCAATTGATGCATTGCTAGATGTAACTAAGGGTTATGCCCTATTTAAAGGTAAGATCATTGATGTGCAAAGGTTTAATATAGGTGGTTTTGCAAGAGGTGAGGCTGTGATTGAAGGGCTCGATGAATATAAAGATTCAAAGATTACTATTAAATTTCAAAATGAAAATCTCGTAGCAATTAAGGATGGAGAGATTATAGCATCGGTACCCGATTTAATAACAGTACTTGATAGTGAAACCAGTAAACCCATAACCACAGAGAGACTTAGATATGGTTTAAGGGTTATCGTAATTGGTATACCGTGCAATGAAAAATGGAGAAATCCAAGAGGTCTAGAAGTTGTAGGGCCTAAGTACTTTGGTTATGACATTGATTATGTACCCATTGAAATGAGAGTTAAGAAAATAGGTGGTGTGGCATGACAAAGTACAAGATTGGTATTGATGTTGGTAGCACACATACAGATGCTGTGATACTTGATGAAAATAATAATTTAATATATGCTGCTAAAACCATGACTACACCCGATGTTACATCAGGAATAATTAATGCATTAAAACTTATTCTTGAAAACTCCGGTATTAGTAAAGATGATGTTGTAGCCGTAATGTTTGGAACTACGCACGTTATTAATGCAATAGTTCAAAGGAGAAATCTTGGCAGAGTCGGAGTAATTAGAATCGGATTACCCGCTACTGAGGCTATAGTGCCTATGCTTGACTGGCCAAGTGATCTTAAAAATGCTATTCTAGCGAGTTCATACATGGTTAAGGGTGGTCATGATTATACTGGCGAGCCTATTACTAATTTTGACGATAATAACATCAAAAGGATACTTAAGAATTTTACAGAAAAGGGAGTAGACGCTGTAGCGATTACATCTGTATGGTCTATAGTTAATCCTGAACATGAAAATAAAGTTCTCGACATTGCTAAGGAGACTATGCCTAATACACCGATTGTTTTATCACATGAAATAGGTTCAATAGGACTTTTAGAAAGAGAAAACGCAACAATACTTAATGCCGCTACAATTAATGTCATGAAAAATGCCATTAATTCCCTTAAGAGCGCACTCAATAGCATGGGATTAAGCCACGTTAAAATGTTTTTTGCACAGAATGATGGAACAACAGCCTCTGCTGACTATATAATGAGGTTCCCTATATTCACTGTCATAGCACCTATATCAAATAGTATACGCGGTGCCTATGTCTTAACAGGAATACCAAATGCTATAGTTGCTGATACTGGTGGCACAACAACAAACATAGGCGCACTCGTTAATGGCTATCCACGTGAAGCCCTAGAAGTAGAGATTGGGGGTGTTAGAACAAATATTAGGGCGCCCGATATAATCGCCATAGGATTGGCAGGCGGTAGTATTGTTAGAGTCGAAGGCAATGATGTGAAGATAGGGCCTGTCAGTGTTGGGTATAGATTAATTTATGAAGGTATTGCATGGGGTGGTGAGACAATAACGGCCACTGATATAGCACTTGCAAAGGGTGTTATGGTAATAGATGATCCACAATGTAAATCAGAACTTGCCAAAGCTAAGATACCTCAGTGGTTAGTTGAAAAAGCCTATGATAAGATGGTTAAGATGCTAGAGGATGCTCTAGATAAAATAAAGACAAGGCCAGAGCCTGAAACTGTGATTCTGGTAGGTGGAGGATCTGCCATGTGGCCAAGAAGATTAAAGGGTGCTAAGGAGGTTATTAGACCCGATAATGCACAATACGCAAATGCCATAGGTGCAGCAACAGCATTAGTAGGTGCAACAGTAGAGAAAGCGTATTCTTATGAAAAAACCTCTAGAAGTGATGCTATTAATGATGCATCTAAAGAAGCCATTCTACGAGCAATACAGGCCGGTGCCGATCCAGCTACCGTAGAGATTGCCGAAGTTGAAGAAATAGCAATGCCATATTTACCAGGAAATGCTGTTAAGGTTAGGGTTAAAGCTGTTGGTAAATTGAAAATTTAAGACGAATCACCTAAACCTCTTCTCATGATTTCACTTAATTCGCCATAAGTGTTTTTTAAAATGTTCCATTCATTTTCATCATAAAACTTCATCTTACCTGTAGTAAATTCATAAGCAACCTCTAATATGAATCGTGATGCTTGATCCAGTGATATTAAATTTGTGACGTTAGTAGCAGAGCCTGGTATTACTGTTTCCGTAGTAATGGCAACACCAACTACAGGTGATTTCGTGAATAACCATGGTTGTACTATACTGTTTATATGATAAACAGGTACCGTAAATGGTATTATATCCTGCATAGTTAACGGTACAATGATGGGGGTTCTACCAGTTACATTCATGTATATTTTTATCAAGTCAGGGCTTACCTTCAATATCCATCCCTCCTTAACAGTTGGTGTTATCGCGAAACCTAAATTCTTAACAACTAAATTAGCCTTTGTGGCATCAACACTTAGTATTGCATCCATTTCAGGTTTAACCTCTCTCCTTAAAATTTCAAATAAATTAATAGGGCTTCTTATTAATGGTGCAGGTTCATGCGGTATTACTATGGCATTGGGGCAAATATTAGTCGTTATGATAACATCCCCGGGTAATGCATCACCCCTACGGGCCATCTCTGCTATTTTATAAGCAACAGCTAATGCTGTAATTACACCATCTGCATCAGAAACAAGCCCTTTAATTGTTGGTCTAGCACTAATACCACCAGCTCTGCCAGTAATACCCAGTGTTGGTGCTGTCCCACCTAATTTTTTACCTTGTGCGCCTGGTATTAAAATAGTTACCAAGTCAACAGAACCATCATTACCTTTAATGGTTTCAACATCAACCCTTAAGTAATTAGAATATTTTGCTTCAAGGAAATCCTTGACTCTATAGCCATCAATTTTAGGATCTTCTAAAATATCAATTACCTCTATTAAGTATTTAACCATTGACATTAAGAAAGACTTTAATTTCAGCGGCATAAAAAGATTACCACATGACGCGCGACATTAAGGTGGGATTCATAACCATAGGGCAATCACCAAGAACTGACATAATACCAGAAATAATGCCCATTCTCGGTAATAATATAAAAATAATAGAATGCGGTGCACTAGACGATTTATCCTTAAACGAAATCAAAAAATTAGCACCTAAGGATAATGATTACATACTCGTTACTAGATTAAGAGATGGTACCCAAGTAATGCTTAGCAGGAGTAAAATAATTGACTTAATGCAAAAATGTATTGAAAAACTGGAAAAAGATGTTAATTTAATAGGATTATTATGTACAGGTGATTTTCCAGAACTTAAGTCTAATATTTTAATGATCGAACCATCTAAATTAACAATGAATGTTGTTAAATCTATGAATGTTAAAAAACTAGGTATTTTTGTACCTGATAAATCTCAAATTAACTTAATAAAAAATAGATGGTTAAATATAGTTAATGATGTAACTGTAGTTTCATCATCAGCTTACATAAATACTATTGATAAATTTAAAGAATTATCAAAACAATTAATTGATACCGATTTAATCGTGCTTGATTCATTTGGATATTCCATAACAATTAAGAAAACGGTTGCTGAAATTACAAAGAAACCTATAATATTACCTAGAACACTCCTTGTGCGAGTAATTAAAGAATTATTAGAAATCTGATAAATATAATATTTAAAATGGATTAATAATTTTAACTAATATTACTTATAATCTTAATATATTAATCTTACTTCTCCATGCAAGATATAAATCAATTATCCACAGTGCCGTTACTATACTCGTAACAGTCAATTCAAGCGGCTTAACAGGATTATTCATAAACGGTGATACTTGGATCGCTATATAAGCAGTAATTATGGATATTACTAACCAAGCATCTGCGATAATCCTGCTTACTTGGTTTTTCCAGGAGAAGTATATACTCATTAATGAAGTTATAAGCATGAATAATGTCGCTGCCAATGTATGGTACATGGCATAAATATTGACATTATATTTTAACACTGCAAGTAAAATTACTGAAAATACTAATTGAATTATCGCAAAGTATAAACTTAATCTTGAAAAGTTCATTTCACAACACCTCCCATGTACACATACTTACCTAATTCGTACTTAATTTCTGTCCTCTTGAAGGCATACGCTAATATTACATGTACAATAAATGCAACAAGAATAGCATTAATTGCTGCTATACCAACAGTTAAGAAGAAGCCAGCAAGAGCACCCGCAGCAAATGATAATATACCAGTGAGATTAAGTTCAGGGTACTCCTTACCTGGTATTAATTTAAATCTCTCAAAGGGATTCTTAACACCTTCTAGATAAGGTTTTACGATGAAAAACTCTGCAAATACAGAACCACCAGCAGCTGGTAGTAAGGAACCCAGTACAGTTATAAAACTCTCAAAAGGTGCTAACGAAGCGCCAGCTGTATAACCCCAATATGCCGCTAATAATGTACCTATAATACCTACTATTATTGAGGAATAATCCCTTCTGATAGGTATTGCATTCGTAAAGCTTAAACTACCGCTGTATAGATTCACTGTATTTATTATCCACTGCCCCAGAACTATTATCAAAAGTATACCAAGGCCCATACCTAATTTAAGCATATCCTCAGTGATAATTACACTACCAGTAAGCAGTACTATGGCAACAGCACCAAGTATTAAAAATGGATAAAACACAAACATATGTAACACCCATGCAACAACAGAATCCCTCGGTCTTTTCGCAAACCTAGTAATATCTGGTGCTATTAATGAACCAGCTATGTACAAGCCTACCGTAGCCGTAATTGCATCAGCCAGCGACATATGAGACTTAGGAACAGCAGTCCATACGGCACCCCAACCACCATGTAATGAAATAGCAAGAAAAAGCCCAACTGCAATCAACCATACATGCTGTGGAAGTATGAAATAACTAAGGAATGATAAAGCCCTGTAACCTATATAGGTAGAGAGTATCATTAAAGCACCACCCCATAATGCAGCCGCCCATACGGAGAAGAAAGGATTATTGGGATATATCTCATTCATAACAACACCAAAGAACCAGCTCTCAACAGCAAACCAACCAATTCCAGTTGTTATCGTTATTAACGCAAACCCTAATAATTTACCACCAACTCTACCAAAGGGTAATCTCCAGCCAACATATGTTGACAAACCAGAATACGCACCAATAACACCAGATAAAGCACCAATTATAGATAAAATTATATTACCAACCATCACGGCTATTATTGCATTAGTAAAGTTAAGACCACCACCAAGAACACCACCAGCAAATAAAACCGCTATGGCACCAAACGATGCACTTAATGTCAAGAACACATTATACAAACCATACCTCTCAACAATAGGCACCTCCTCAATCGAGTAGTCATCAAATATGAACCGCCTTTGCCTCCTAGGTTCTCCTGCCATAGCAATACTATATAGTTTATGTATTTTTAAGCATTTCTCTACTTCATGAACAGTTAGTGGTAGGTTTGTTTTTCTATCCTTATATGTTAACTGGCTTTAGCATTGGGTGGGAGATTACTGGGTAATTTCACTGCTTGGCAAAGGCCTTAGTAATTGTCCTCCGGCTGATTCTTAATGCATATGAATGATACTTTAATTATTTTGATTAACTTATTCATGTTAAGTATTATTCTTTACTTCCTTGAAAACTTAATGTACATGCAGTTGGCATCCATGGTTACGTGGGTTCAGGAATCAGCGGTATCATCAGTTATCAGGGCTGCAAACCATCATCACTTACTACTAGTACTTATGCATGCTTATTAAATAATTCACCTGCCTCAACTTGATTAACCATTAATTAGAATGATAGTAGGCACGGTTGCTGTGAATTATCCCATTATTAAGGGAGTTATTTTAAGTAGTCGAGTATTGAGTTATTCCTACGTCTACTCCTCCACTCATCCTCCTCAGTAATGCAGTTAACGCCGTAGCTATCGCAGAGTTGTGTTAATTCGCCTACTACTCTTCTCCACCAATTATTTGTTGGCACTGGGTTAATGTTTAATTTAGTCCTCATTAATCTTACTGCTGTTTCCCTTGGCCTAAACCTGTCTATTATTAATTGACTGTTAGTCTCCTTGGCTAATCTAATTATTGGCTCGTAATTGAGCCTTGAGTCATTTATGCCTGGTATTATTGGGCCTAGGAATATCCATGTTTTTACACCAGCTTTAGCAAGCTTCCTAATGGTCATTGCCCTAACCAACGGTGGTGGTGTGTTTGGTTCAATTAACTTATATGAATCACTCATTGTTGTTATCGTTAAGCCAACATCAGCCATTTCACCGCATTGTTTAAGAACATCAATATCCCTAATCACTAGGGCTGACTTGGTTTGAACACTAACATGGAATCCTGAATCGCAAAGTAGGCTTAAGGCCCTTCTACTGAGCCTATACTTTGATTCAATGGGTTGATAGGGGTCTGTTATTGTTGATAAACCAACAACACCTCTCCTAAGCCCCTTAACCTCACTGCTGAGTACTTCAATTAAATTAACCTTAACATACACGACCTCACCCCACTTAATGGCTGGTTCCCCCTTGGTGAAGTCCCTTGCATAACAGTATATGCAACCATGCTGGCAGCCTAAGTATGGGTTGAGGGCGTAGTCGTACTCGGGTAGGCCGGATTTACTTAGGGCTTTCTTAACCTTAATCTCCTTAACTATGATACTCATAGTAATCTAGCCTCCCTTAACCTCCTCAATACGTAGGATCTTGAGGCCCATTGAGCCAGCGGTAGTTTAAGTTGACTTGAGGCGAATTTAAGCGCCTCATCAAGGCTACTGAAGCTGACGTAGCTACCCTTAAACATGGCTCTAACATTCTCCCTAACGAACCAAACACCCACAGGTATATTGAAGCCTGGGTAAATCTCCCTCCAGAGAATTACGGCTGCCTGCCTATGCATACTATGAAGCGCCTCTGCTGCAGCTAACCTGGCTGCGTAGTAGCATCCACCGATGCTTGGGTAGGTGTCCCTACCCCAGTAGCCTTCACTATCGATTTCAATCACTGGTTCACTTCCCCAGGTGTTCCAAGTGCTCCCAGGCCACCATGCCTCACCCCACTCGTATAGCCAGGTGTGTGGGGCTAGTATGCCTATGAATAGGTTATTGTTACTCCTCCTGACGTAAACCCTGTACTCGCTTAACTCAGGGTAATTCTTAACCTCATTGATTAACCTACTTGAAACCTCCTCATCAACCGCAGTTATAGACCACCTAGTGGGTACGAGTCTCCTAGCCCTACCCCTACCTATGGCGCCTACGCTCATTAACCTTGAGATAACGTGCACATCAATGCCTGAGTTATAAAGCATCCAAACGGCATCATTAGCCTTTAAATCCACGTCGGAGTAAGCCTTCTCCACAGCCCTGCTTGGTTGAGGTATTGTGGATAATTTAATGCTTCTCAATGGGGCTGAGGGGCCTATTGGTGGTTCCTGTTCATTTAAGGTTACATTACCTTTAATTGGCTTAGCCAGCGTTAACTCAGTGTCCACGGGTCCGCTTGAAATAGCCATTACCTGTATGTCGTGGAGTTGCCTAGGTGGGTTCCTTGGGTCATTAACCTTGAAGATTACTGACCCCCTGATTAACGTGAGTCTACTTGATAGGAAGTCCTCAAGCCTCATGCTTAACCATGTCCTCGGTTCCTCAAGCCAACCTGTGTCCCCATGAGTGGGTGGTGTGGCTGGGTAGACTCTAACCTTAGGGTAACCTAATCTACCAACCATGATGCTTGGGGGTGAGGAGCCGTTAACATCCTGCCTACCCTCAAGGGGCTTAATCCTCCTAAGTGTCCAATTATTCACTAGTATTGGGCAGTACGCTAACCCGCATAGGTTATACTCCCCACGGCATTTAATGCATAGTTCAGGGTTAATCCGCACTACGCATTAGATGGTGCTTAGGATGGTTAAATACCTTTCACTCAATGAGTATACTTACTTAACTTAATTAGGGTAATTACCTAGCGTTTAAGTATCCTGACTCCTAATACGTCTTGGAAGAACCTAATGGTCTCCTCCCTACTTACCCTATGATCCTTACCCACGTCTGCCCTTGCCCTACGCCTATACTGAACCCTGAACCCGGGTCTAGCTAGGGTTACTGCAACATCGAAGCCAAATATGCCTAATGCTGGGTCATACCTAGAGCCGGGTACAAGTATGTGCTCCCTAATACCGAAGCTTACGTTACCTGCATTGAAGCTCTCCTCCCTAAGCGTGAAGTCAACCGCCGCCAGGGCCCTTAGTAGGAACCAGACGGCTTCATTCCTCCTTAAGGTGACTAATAGGCCTATTGGCTCACCTCTCCTTATTCCGAAGTCCTTAATTGACTTATGGGCAAGCCTATAGGATGGTGTCCTCCCAGTTAACTCAGACATAACCTTAGCGGCCTTCTCAAGCCTCTCACCACTCTGCCCAATCCCCATATTCACAGCCACACTCCATATGAATATCCTTCTCATTGGGTGACCTGTATCAAGTGTGAACTTCCTCCAATCCAGGTCACTGGGTTTTATTGCCCTTAAATCAATGGTTGATAGGTCAATGGCCGGCATCACTCAGTCACCTTCACCACTGGTGATTCCTTACCGATAACGAGTAGGTAGTTTAATACCGTCCTGAACTCAGAGTCCTTAGCCTTAACCGTGGCTATGGCGTCCCTCTTCCTAAACGACCTAACCCAATTAATTAAAGTACCGTGCCTCCCCACGTTAACACCGTTGAAGGCTATTACGTATTGGTTAGGCTGCATTGGGTAGTAATCCATTAACTTACCGTCCTCAAGATTAACCACAACGCTCCCAAGCGTCTCATACTTCCTACCCTCATCCTGGTCAACAATTATGTTCCTCCCATCATGTAGGTTTAACTGAATCTTACCTGCCTTAACCATGGTCTTATCCTCAATCCTACACACCTTTACGCCTGCCTCAGACTTATCAATCCTAATAGGCCTTAGGAAGTTAACTGGATCAGGTATAATCCTGTAGTACTCGTTTATTGGCGTTAACTCAATAACATCCATTAAGCCGACTGGGTACTTGTAATCCCTCCTGACCTTACCATCAACCTTAACATACCCCTTACCTATTATTAACCTAGCCTCCCTAAGGGTCTTAGCGTAGTGGAATACATCCCTAAGAAGCACCGCGAGGGGTATGCTTGAGTTAGCCGGGTGGGGTCCTGGGCTTGGTTTAATTGACCACGGCGCCCCC from the Caldivirga maquilingensis IC-167 genome contains:
- a CDS encoding DUF1177 domain-containing protein, giving the protein MSMVKYLIEVIDILEDPKIDGYRVKDFLEAKYSNYLRVDVETIKGNDGSVDLVTILIPGAQGKKLGGTAPTLGITGRAGGISARPTIKGLVSDADGVITALAVAYKIAEMARRGDALPGDVIITTNICPNAIVIPHEPAPLIRSPINLFEILRREVKPEMDAILSVDATKANLVVKNLGFAITPTVKEGWILKVSPDLIKIYMNVTGRTPIIVPLTMQDIIPFTVPVYHINSIVQPWLFTKSPVVGVAITTETVIPGSATNVTNLISLDQASRFILEVAYEFTTGKMKFYDENEWNILKNTYGELSEIMRRGLGDSS
- a CDS encoding AroM family protein; translation: MTRDIKVGFITIGQSPRTDIIPEIMPILGNNIKIIECGALDDLSLNEIKKLAPKDNDYILVTRLRDGTQVMLSRSKIIDLMQKCIEKLEKDVNLIGLLCTGDFPELKSNILMIEPSKLTMNVVKSMNVKKLGIFVPDKSQINLIKNRWLNIVNDVTVVSSSAYINTIDKFKELSKQLIDTDLIVLDSFGYSITIKKTVAEITKKPIILPRTLLVRVIKELLEI
- a CDS encoding purine-cytosine permease family protein, with amino-acid sequence MAGEPRRQRRFIFDDYSIEEVPIVERYGLYNVFLTLSASFGAIAVLFAGGVLGGGLNFTNAIIAVMVGNIILSIIGALSGVIGAYSGLSTYVGWRLPFGRVGGKLLGFALITITTGIGWFAVESWFFGVVMNEIYPNNPFFSVWAAALWGGALMILSTYIGYRALSFLSYFILPQHVWLIAVGLFLAISLHGGWGAVWTAVPKSHMSLADAITATVGLYIAGSLIAPDITRFAKRPRDSVVAWVLHMFVFYPFLILGAVAIVLLTGSVIITEDMLKLGMGLGILLIIVLGQWIINTVNLYSGSLSFTNAIPIRRDYSSIIVGIIGTLLAAYWGYTAGASLAPFESFITVLGSLLPAAGGSVFAEFFIVKPYLEGVKNPFERFKLIPGKEYPELNLTGILSFAAGALAGFFLTVGIAAINAILVAFIVHVILAYAFKRTEIKYELGKYVYMGGVVK
- a CDS encoding SPL family radical SAM protein; translated protein: MSIIVKEIKVKKALSKSGLPEYDYALNPYLGCQHGCIYCYARDFTKGEPAIKWGEVVYVKVNLIEVLSSEVKGLRRGVVGLSTITDPYQPIESKYRLSRRALSLLCDSGFHVSVQTKSALVIRDIDVLKQCGEMADVGLTITTMSDSYKLIEPNTPPPLVRAMTIRKLAKAGVKTWIFLGPIIPGINDSRLNYEPIIRLAKETNSQLIIDRFRPRETAVRLMRTKLNINPVPTNNWWRRVVGELTQLCDSYGVNCITEEDEWRSRRRNNSILDYLK
- a CDS encoding Nre family DNA repair protein, whose product is MRINPELCIKCRGEYNLCGLAYCPILVNNWTLRRIKPLEGRQDVNGSSPPSIMVGRLGYPKVRVYPATPPTHGDTGWLEEPRTWLSMRLEDFLSSRLTLIRGSVIFKVNDPRNPPRQLHDIQVMAISSGPVDTELTLAKPIKGNVTLNEQEPPIGPSAPLRSIKLSTIPQPSRAVEKAYSDVDLKANDAVWMLYNSGIDVHVISRLMSVGAIGRGRARRLVPTRWSITAVDEEVSSRLINEVKNYPELSEYRVYVRRSNNNLFIGILAPHTWLYEWGEAWWPGSTWNTWGSEPVIEIDSEGYWGRDTYPSIGGCYYAARLAAAEALHSMHRQAAVILWREIYPGFNIPVGVWFVRENVRAMFKGSYVSFSSLDEALKFASSQLKLPLAQWASRSYVLRRLREARLL
- a CDS encoding 50S ribosomal protein L5, whose protein sequence is MPAIDLSTIDLRAIKPSDLDWRKFTLDTGHPMRRIFIWSVAVNMGIGQSGERLEKAAKVMSELTGRTPSYRLAHKSIKDFGIRRGEPIGLLVTLRRNEAVWFLLRALAAVDFTLREESFNAGNVSFGIREHILVPGSRYDPALGIFGFDVAVTLARPGFRVQYRRRARADVGKDHRVSREETIRFFQDVLGVRILKR